One window of the Populus nigra chromosome 4, ddPopNigr1.1, whole genome shotgun sequence genome contains the following:
- the LOC133690567 gene encoding peroxisomal nicotinamide adenine dinucleotide carrier-like isoform X1 — translation MSSNSNAVANGLAGAGGGIVAQIITYPLQTVNTRQQTERIDKKKKQPQTPSKRSGTTTGTLLQILQVVRSEGWGGLYSGLRPSLLGTAASQGIYYYFYQVFKNKAESIAAVRKARGLGDGTVGMFSWLVVAAIAGSLNVLLTNPIWVLVTRMQTQTQAERKIIEGKKQALLREASERSSIDSTLQEKLAELDSIKPHPYGTLQAACEVYSEAGITGFWKGIIPTLIMVCNPSIQFMIYESSSKHLRAKRSANKQGYKNVTALEVFLLGALAKLGATVSTYPLLVVKSRLQAKQEIGGNNLLRYSGTLDAIVKMIRYEGLTGFYKGMSTKIVQSVFAASVLFMIKEELVKAYMVLADKSKKHLIISNS, via the exons ATGTCCTCCAATTCTAACGCAGTAGCGAACGGGTTAGCAGGAGCAGGAGGCGGTATTGTTGCTCAAATCATCACTTATCCCCTCCAAACA GTGAATACGCGCCAGCAAACAGAGAGAATagacaagaagaagaagcaacctCAAACCCCTTCCAAACGCTCTGGCACAACCACAGGCACTCTTCTTCAAATCCTCCAG GTCGTTAGAAGCGAAGGTTGGGGTGGACTATACAGCGGCCTCAGGCCTTCTTTGCTTGGAACTGCCGCTTCTCAG GGCATTTACTACTACTTTTATCAAGTCTTCAAAAACAAGGCCGAGTCCATTGCAGCTGTACGCAAAGCCAGGGGACTGGGAGATGGTACTGTTGGCATGTTTTCTTGGCTTGTTGTGGCTGCCATTGCTGG GTCCCTGAATGTATTGCTGACGAACCCGATATGGGTTCTTGTAACACGTATGCAG ACACAAACTCAagcagaaagaaaaattattgaggGAAAGAAACAAGCTTTATTGAGGGAAGCTTCAGAAAGAAGCTCAATAGATTCAACTTTGCAAGAGAAGTTAGCTGAACTTGATTCCATAAAACCTCATCCATATGGAACTTTACAAGCG GCATGTGAAGTTTATAGTGAAGCAGGAATCACTGGATTTTGGAAAGGCATCATCCCTACCCTCATTATG GTGTGCAATCCATCAATCCAGTTCATGATTTATGAGAGTTCATCGAAGCATCTAAGGGCTAAACGTTCTGCTAACAAGCAGGGGTACAAAAATGTGACTGCTCTGGAG GTCTTTTTATTAGGAGCTTTGGCAAAATTGGGAGCAACTGTCTCAACATATCCCCTATTGGTTGTAAAG TCGAGGCTTCAAGCAAAACAGGAGATTGGTGGAAATAACCTCTTAAGATACTCAG GAACTCTTGATGCGATAGTCAAAATGATCCGTTATGAAGGATTGACTGGTTTTTACAAGGGGATGAGCACAAAGATAGTTCAGAGTGTGTTTGCAGCTTCTGTTCTTTTCATGATCAAAGAGGAGCTTGTTAAGGCTTACATGGTACTGGCTGATAAGAGCAAGAAACATCTGATAATTTCTAATAGTTGA
- the LOC133690567 gene encoding peroxisomal nicotinamide adenine dinucleotide carrier-like isoform X2 has protein sequence MSSNSNAVANGLAGAGGGIVAQIITYPLQTVNTRQQTERIDKKKKQPQTPSKRSGTTTGTLLQILQVVRSEGWGGLYSGLRPSLLGTAASQGIYYYFYQVFKNKAESIAAVRKARGLGDGTVGMFSWLVVAAIAGSLNVLLTNPIWVLVTRMQTQTQAERKIIEGKKQALLREASERSSIDSTLQEKLAELDSIKPHPYGTLQAACEVYSEAGITGFWKGIIPTLIMVCNPSIQFMIYESSSKHLRAKRSANKQGYKNVTALEVFLLGALAKLGATVSTYPLLVVKSRLQAKQEIGGNNLLRYSVCSLGE, from the exons ATGTCCTCCAATTCTAACGCAGTAGCGAACGGGTTAGCAGGAGCAGGAGGCGGTATTGTTGCTCAAATCATCACTTATCCCCTCCAAACA GTGAATACGCGCCAGCAAACAGAGAGAATagacaagaagaagaagcaacctCAAACCCCTTCCAAACGCTCTGGCACAACCACAGGCACTCTTCTTCAAATCCTCCAG GTCGTTAGAAGCGAAGGTTGGGGTGGACTATACAGCGGCCTCAGGCCTTCTTTGCTTGGAACTGCCGCTTCTCAG GGCATTTACTACTACTTTTATCAAGTCTTCAAAAACAAGGCCGAGTCCATTGCAGCTGTACGCAAAGCCAGGGGACTGGGAGATGGTACTGTTGGCATGTTTTCTTGGCTTGTTGTGGCTGCCATTGCTGG GTCCCTGAATGTATTGCTGACGAACCCGATATGGGTTCTTGTAACACGTATGCAG ACACAAACTCAagcagaaagaaaaattattgaggGAAAGAAACAAGCTTTATTGAGGGAAGCTTCAGAAAGAAGCTCAATAGATTCAACTTTGCAAGAGAAGTTAGCTGAACTTGATTCCATAAAACCTCATCCATATGGAACTTTACAAGCG GCATGTGAAGTTTATAGTGAAGCAGGAATCACTGGATTTTGGAAAGGCATCATCCCTACCCTCATTATG GTGTGCAATCCATCAATCCAGTTCATGATTTATGAGAGTTCATCGAAGCATCTAAGGGCTAAACGTTCTGCTAACAAGCAGGGGTACAAAAATGTGACTGCTCTGGAG GTCTTTTTATTAGGAGCTTTGGCAAAATTGGGAGCAACTGTCTCAACATATCCCCTATTGGTTGTAAAG TCGAGGCTTCAAGCAAAACAGGAGATTGGTGGAAATAACCTCTTAAGATACTCAG TTTGCTCTTTAGGAGAATAG